In the Clostridium sp. 'White wine YQ' genome, AATATTTTACATATTAAAAGGGTGAATGGTGTATGCATTTATTAAGAGCAACACCATTCACCTTTAAGTTATTGTAATTTATTTACCCAATCGTTAGAAGATGCATCTGATGGCATTCTCCAGTCTCCTCTAGGTGATAAGGAGATTGTACCTACTTTTGGACCATCAGGTAAGGCACTTCTTTTGAATTGTTGAGAGAAAAATCTATTTATAAATTTACTAAGCCATTTCTTTATAGTTTCTTCATCATAATCGTCTTTAAAGGCTTCCTTAGCTAAGAATAAAATTCTCTCAGGAGTAGAGCCATGTCTTATGAAATGATATAAGAAAAAGTCATGTAGTTCATAAGGACCAACTATGTCTTCAGTTTTTTGAGCAATTTCACCTTTATCATCTTTAGGTAATAGCTCAGGGGAAACAGGTGTATCTAATATGTCTAAAAGAGTATCCTTAACTTCTTTAGTTGATTCATAATCAGCTACATATTTAACCAAATATCTTACTAAAGTTTTTGGTATTGATGTATTAACGGCATACATGCTCATATGATCACCATTATATGTGCACCAGCCTAAGGCTAATTCAGACAAATCTCCAGTTCCAATTAATATACCACCTTCTTTATTTGCGATATCCATAAGTATTTGAGTTCTTTCTCTTGCTTGAACATTTTCATAAGTTACATCATGTTTATTTTTATCATGACCTATATCTTCAAAATGTTTTAAGCAAGCATCTACGATGTTGATTTCTCTTAGGTCGCAATTAAGTTCTCTGCATAAAGTCAGAGCATTATTGTATGTTCTATCTGTGGTTCCAAATCCAGGCATTGTTATTGTAATAATATTTTTTGAATCTAAACCTAATAATTTAAAGGTTTTAACAATAACCAAAAGTGCTAGAGTAGAATCTAATCCTCCAGAAATTCCAATAACAGCTTTATTTGAATATGTATGTTCTAGCCTTTTAGCTAATGCAGATGCCTGAATATTAAATATTTCTTTACATCTAAATTCTCTCTCTATATCTGAGGAAGGGACAAATGGATGTTTTGCAATATAACGATTAAAATTAGAAATTTTAGTATTCTTATACTGGAAACTTATTAATTCAGGTTCAAAAGGTAGTGATTTATAGGAATCTCTAAAACTAATATTTTTAGTTCTTTCTGAATTTAATTTAAATAGATCGATAAAACTATAAACAATTTCGTTTTCCCTTTGGAAACGTTCATTTTCAATTAATGTTGAACCATATTCACTTATTAATAAATGCCCTGAGAAAAGTAAATCTGTTGAAGATTCATATACTCCAGACGAAGAGTATATATAACCGCTCATACAACGAGCACTTTGATTCTCAACTAAGGATTTTCTATAGGTGCTTTTAGATACTAATTCGTTTGAAGCTGATGGATTACAAATAATATTTGCACCGGCTAAAGAAAGATACGAAGAAGGTGGTATTGTTACCCATAGATCTTCACATATTTCAACCCCAACTTTAACATCACCACATCCAAAAATAATATTTGTTCCAAAAGGTATTTCTTTTTGAAAAGATAAATCCACTTTTTTACTAGTAACTGATAATCCCTCAGTAAACCAACGCTTTTCATAGAATTCTGTATAATTTGGGATATAAGATTTTGGAATAATTCCAAGAATTTTACCTTCAAATATAACAAAAGCACAGTTATATAATGTATAATTAACTAATAGTGGTGAACCAACTATTATCAATAAATCTTTGTTTTTTGAATTTTCGCAAATATTTTTTATTGATGAGTATGAATTTTCGATTAGATTCCATTGCGTGAATAAATCTCCACAGGTGTATGAGGTTGTGGCTAGCTCAGGAAAGACAATAATTTTAGCATTATTTGCTTCTGCTTCATTCATTTGTTTGATTATATTTTCTAAGTTATATTGCACATCTGCTACTTTGGTTTTAGGGCAAGCTGCTGCAACTTTTATAAAGTCCATTGAATCATCTCCATTTAATTTTTATATAAGTTAATTTTAAAATTTATAATTTTATCATCAGACAATTAATTAAAATTTAAATCATTTCATAAACTTATAATAATTAGAAAACTGAAGAAAATCAATGAAAAAAAGAGAAAAGATTTATATAACAAACAAAAGAGATATTAAATACCCTTTAAAAGGTTAGAAAATAATTTGTAAAATGATTTTTAATAAAGTATATTATATATATAGTTGTAAAGGAGAGGAGAAATATGGAAAGTACTTATGTGATTGTTTGGTTATTAGTCGCTATTGGATTTTTTGCCATTGATATTTTTACTTCAGCTTTTCTTTTTGTATGGTTTGGACTTGGTGCATTAATTGCTATGATAGGTGCAATACTTGGAATACCACTAGAAATTCAAATAATACTATTTTTGGTTGCAAGTTTAGTATCAACATCTTTAGGTTATCCTTGGGCAAGAAAGAGATTTAAGGTTAATGTTAAAAAAACTAAAACAAGAGACGAAGAGCAAATAGGAGCAATAGGTAAAGCCGAAAAAGATATAGTAAACGAAGGAGAAATAAAGCTTGATGGAGTTTTGTGGAAAGCTATAAATACTGGAAACAAGATAAATAAAGGGGACAGTTATAAGATTTTACAGTTTAAAGGAAATAAAATTATGATTGAAAAAGTGGAGGAGGATTTATAATGATTACACTAATTATTATTGGAGTATTGGCATTTATTTTGCTATTGATAGTTGTATCATCAATTAAAATAGTAAATACAGGTTACTTATTCGTTTTAGAGAGGTTTGGACAATTTCATAGAGTTTTAGAACCAGGTTGGCATTTTACAATACCTTTTGCTGATTTTGTTAGAAAGAAAGTTTCAACAAAGCAACAAATATTAGACATTCAGCCACAAGCTGTTATCACAAAGGATAATGTTAAAATATCAATAGACAATGTTATCTTCTACAGAGTTTTAAGCGCAAAAGATGCTGTTTATAATATAGAAGATTTTAAATCAGGTATAATTTATTCAACCATAACCAATATGAGAAATATTGTTGGAAATATGACATTAGATGAAGTATTATCTGGAAGAGATATTATTAACCAAGAACTACTTAAGGTTGTTGATGACATAACTGATGCATATGGTATAAAGATTCTATCAGTTGAAATTAAGAATATTATTCCACCAGCTGAAATTCAACAAGCTATGGAAAAGCAAATGAAGGCTGAAAGAGATAAGAGAGCTGTTATTTTGGAAGCAGAAGGAGCTAGACAATCTTCTATTGAAAGAGCAGAAGGTGAAAAGCAGTCTAAGATTTTACAAGCAGAAGCTGAAAAGCAAGCTAACATTAGAAGAGCTGAAGGTTTAAAAGAATCTCAATTATTAGAGGCTGAAGGTAAAGCTAGAGCAATTGAAGTTGTTGCAAAAGCTCAAGCAGAAGCAGTATCATTAGTTAACAGAGCTATAATTGAATCAGGTACTAATGAACAAGTTATAGCACTAAAACAAGTTGAAGCGCTTCAAGAAATGGCTAAAAACCCAGCTAATAAGCTTATTCTACCAAATGAAACTTTGTCATCATTAGGAAGTATAGCAGCTATAGCTGAAACATTGAAGAAATAAAATTGGGGACGGTTAACATTTTTTTATATAAAATTAAATGTTAACCGTCCCTTTTTATATTTGATTAACATCAAACTATTTTGTCAATACTTCGAATAAAGGAGTTGATAAAATGCCTAGATCTGCAAGAATAAAGTTATCAAATGGGTTATATCACGTCATGATAAGAAGTATTAGCGAAATAAAGCTATTTAGAAGAGATGAAGATAAGGTGGCATACCTAAAAATAGTAAGGGAACTTCAGAATACATTTAAATTCAAAATTTATAGCTATTGTCTTATGAGTACTCACGGCCATTTCATTTTAGATTCTTATGGTGCAGATATATCTAAAATAATGCATTCTATAAACTCAAAATATGCCAGATATTATAATAAAAAATATAAAAGGCATGGGCATCTATTCCAAGACAGATTTAAAAGTAAGTTAATTACAAACGATAGATATATACTCAATTTATCACTATACATACATAAGAATCCATTAGATATGAAGAAATATATGCATAGCCCAGAAAAATACAGGTTTTCTAGTTTGTCTGTGTTCCTAGGTATCAAAAGCGATGAGTTTAATATATTAGATGAAGGATACTTATTATCTATGTTAACTAATAATTTAGATGATGCTAAAAATAGATATCGAAAAATGTTTTATGTAAATGACAACTCCTTAGGTAAAATTGTGGATTTGAATAAAGATGTAAATTTATATGTAAGTGGAAGAGATCCAATTGTGAGAAAGTATGATTTTATCACCATATTAAACTTCATTGAAAGTAAATATAAGATTAGTAGGAAGCTTATAATAGCAAAATTTATCAGAGAATGTAAAAACTTCAAAGCTATTTTAATTGCAATGGTAAGATGTTTATGTAACCTGCAAATCAATCAAATATCGAAATTAATAGGTAACATTACTGATTCTAGAACATCGTATCTTGGAATTTTAGGAATAGAGCTATTAACAAATAATAAAGTTTATGAAGGATTAATAGAAGAATTTATAAAAATAAATGAACCAGTAATGGCATAATTTAAAAAGAAATACTTAATCTTAATGCATTTTAACAGGGAAAATTGTACAAGACCCTAAAATAAGATAACAGTTGTAAAAAAATAATATAATGAATAATTTGAGTGCAAATGGATATAATAATACTACTTAAGGGCTACGTAGGTCCAACCATTGGAATATATCCAATGGTATTTTTTTATGAAATTTACTCGATTAATAATGTATTCAAGTAATAAATATGTATAAGATTAATGAAATTTGATATAATCAATCTAATAAATTGTTTTTGAAGGAGCAGAATGATGAAAGGTCTTACATGTGAAATATCTTTAAATAATGTTGAACATAATTTAAATCTTGTAAAAAAATTAAATGGTGAAAAAAAAGTGATAGGTGTAATTAAGGCAAATGCTTATGGTCTTGGCCTTGAAGGAATTTCCGATTTCTTAAAGGACAAGGTAGACTATCTAGCAGTAGCAGAACTTGATGAAGCTAAAAGAATATCACAAGATGTGGAAGTATTGATATTAAGTCCCCTTGTAAAAGAAGAGGATTTCCTAATTGACCAAGATAATATTATTTTTACAATAGATAATGAAGAGTTAATTGATAAAATCCCAGAAAATAAGGATCTTAAAGTTCACATATACGTTGATACTGGCATGAATAGAATGGGAATTAAACCTGAAAATTTGGACAAGGTAATTGATAAATTAAATGTTAACCGTCCCCAAGTTTTAGTTCACGGTATTTATACTCATTTACATAATACTAAAAATGTTAAGTATACACTTAAGCAAATTAGTGTATTTAAGAAAGCTTGCGAAAAGTATATTGGAAAAATTCCTGTGATTCATGCTCTTAATTCTTCCGGAAGCATAAATGATGAGATAAGAAATGCTTGTGATTTTACTAATGCGGTTAGAGTTGGAAATATACTTTATGGTTATGATGGTTTAGATAAGGGCTTTAAGAAGACGTATAATTATTATGCAGAAATAATTAACATTTGTGAAGTTAAAGCTGGAGAGCATGTTGGATATAGTTGCGTATATAAAGCTAAAAGAAATATGAAGGTTGGAGTTTTAGGTATTGGAAATATAGAACATATAGGTTTTAGCAGAGATGTTAAACATAATATTTTTTATGATTTGTTAAAAGTAATTTATAATCATATAAAATATAGACCAATTATATTTTCTAAGAATGGTGGAATTAGAATAGTTAGTAAACCTAATATGAATATTACTTTAGTGGACGCAACTAATCTGGATAAAAATGAAAAGCTTAGAATAGAAATATCCCCTATATTGGCTGAAAGTAGCATACCTAAGATTTACAAATACGAACAATAAAATCTAAAATTGCGTTTATAATTCGACATATAACGAAAGAAATGTTAAAAAAACTTAATATAGTTGACAATTACAAAAACAGATGGTAATCTAAGGATGTAAAGGGCGAATGATTTTTGAAAGTTTACAGAAATCATTCGAGCAATGATGTATCCCTTTGACTTAGAAATAGTCACTTGGGATTTTCCCAAGTGTTTTTTTTTACATTTATAAAGAAGTTATAAATTTAATTTGGAGGTTAGCCACAATGTCTAATGTAAAAACTGTTTTTGTTGAGAAGAAGAAGGGGTTTGACGTAGAGGCAAAAGGTTTATTTGAAGATTTCAAAACTAACTTATCAATAAAAACTATAGAAAAAGTTAGGGTATTGAACAAATATACCATAGGTAATCTTTCAGATGAATATGAGGCTAAAGCTATTAGCTCAATTTTTTCTGAACCAATGGTAGATGAAGTATTAGTAGGAGAATTAAACTTAGGTAAAGAAGAATGGGCGTTTTGTGTGGAGTATCTTCCAGGACAATATGATCAAAGAGCAGCTTCAGCAGAAGAATGTTATGAAATACTAACGGCAGGTGAAAAAATAAAAGTTAAATCTGCTAAGGTAGTAATAATATATGGAAACTTAACTAAAGAGGAAAAAGATAAAATAAAAGGTTACTACATTAATCCAGTAGATTCAAGAGAAGTAGAAATAAATTCTAAAGAAATCTTTTCAGAATACTTAGTTCCAGAGGATGTTAAGGTATTAGATAACTTTATAAGCCTTACAGAAAATGAGATTAAAGCACTTCACGAGGAACTTTCCCTAGCCATGAGCCTAGCGGATCTTAAATTAGTTCAATCATATTTTATACAAGAAAAAAGAAATCCAACTATAACTGAAATAAAAGTGATTGACACTTATTGGTCTGATCATTGTAGACATACAACATTCTTAACCAATATCACAAAGGTTGAAATAGAAGATGGAACATATAATCAAGCATTGATTAATAGTTTTGAAGAATATAAAAAATCTAGAAATTTTGTTTATGGAGAAAATCCTAGAGATATTAACTTAATGGATATCGCAGTTCTTGCAGCTAAAGAGTTAAGAAAGAAAGGATTATTAACTGATTTAGATGAATCAGAGGAAATCAACGCATGCTCAATAAAAGCAAAAGTTGAAACAGATAAAGGCGTTGTTGATTATTTAATAATGTTTAAAAATGAAACTCACAACCACCCAACTGAAATAGAACCATTTGGTGGTGCAGCTACTTGTTTAGGTGGAGCTATAAGAGATCCATTATCAGGAAGAAGTTACGTATATCAAGCAATGAGAGTAACTGGTGCTGGAGATCCAACTGAACATATTGAGGATACGTTAAAGGGTAAGCTTCCTCAAAGAACTATTACATTAGGGGCAGCTCATGGGTATAGCTCATATGGAAATCAAATAGGACTAGCTACAGGTCAGGTAGCAGAACTTTATCATAATAATTATAAAGCAAAGAGATTAGAGATTGGTGCAGTTATTGGGGCAGCGCCGATGGAGAATGTAAGAAGAGAAAGACCTGTTAAAGGCGATATAATAATACTTCTAGGTGGAAGAACAGGTAGAGATGGACTAGGCGGAGCAACTGGGTCATCTAAAGAGCACACAGAAGAATCAATAAATATATGTGGAGCTGAGGTTCAAAAGGGTAATGCTCCTACAGAAAGAAAAATTCAAAGGCTATTTAGAAATAAAGAAGTATCTACATTAATAAAAAGATGTAATGATTTTGGAGCTGGTGGAGTATCAGTTGCAATTGGAGAATTAAGTGAAGGGTTAGATATAAATTTAGATAAAGTTCCAAAGAAATACGATGGGCTTGATGGAACAGAACTTGCAATATCAGAATCACAAGAGAGAATGGCCGTGGTTGTTGATAAAAACGATGTTGAAAAGTTTATTAATTTCTCAAACGAAGAAAACTTAGAGGCAACAGTTGTTGCAGAAGTTACAGATGAAAAAAGACTAAGAATGTACTGGAGAGATAAATTAATTGTTGATCTTAAAAGGGAATTCTTAGATACAAATGGCACAAAATCATACACAGAAGTTAAGGTAGATTTACCAAAGGAACCACTTAATGTGTTTAATAAAGAGATAAAAGGTAGCATTAAGGAGAATTGGCTTAAGACTTTAGGCAGTCTAAATGTAGCATCTCAAAAGGGTTTAGTTGATAGATTTGATTCTACTATTGGATCATTAACAGTTTTAATGCCATTTGGAGGAGTGAACCAAATTACTCCAGCAGAAGGTATGGCAGCAAAAATTCCAGTTCAAGGTGGAGAATCAAAGGATGCGACTTTAATGGCTTATGGTTTTAACCCTGAACTAGGACTATGGAGCCCATTCCACATGGGATATTATGCAGTTATAGAATCCCTTACTAAACTAGTTTCAATGGGAGGGGATTATAGAAAATCCCACTTAACATTCCAAGAATATTTTGAAAGACTAGGAGTGGCAAAAGAAAGATGGGGTAAACCTTTTGCAGCTTTACTTGGAGCATTTAAAGTACAAAAAGACTTATCACTAGCTGCAATTGGTGGAAAAGATTCTATGTCAGGTAGTTTTGGTGACTTAGATGTACCACCAACCTTAACATCTTTTGCAGTTGCAATAGAAAAAGCTGAAAATGTAATTTCACCAGAGTTTAAAGAGGTTAACTCAAAACTTGTACTTATAAAAACAGACAGAATTCAAGATGAAACCTTAAACTTAGAGCAATATATTTCAAATATGAACAAGTTAGTAGATCTAATTAAATCGAAGAAGGTTATTTCAGCATTTACATTAAAATTTGGTGGTGTTTCAGAAGCTGTTTCGAAGATGGCTTTTGGAAATAAGATTGGAGCTAAATTATCAAATTTGAACAATCAGGAATTATTCGGCTTAAATCCAGGTTCAGTATTAGTAGAAATTAAGGCGGAAGATTTTAATGAAGATTTACTAAAAGGATGTAACTATAAGATTCTCGGAGAAACAATAAGAGAAAATCAAATAGTTATAGAAAATGAAGTATTAAAATTAGATGACCTATTAGCAGTATGGAGAAATAAATTAGAAGGTGTATTTAAGAGTGAGACTTCTAAAGTTTCTGAAGAAGAAGTTAAGCTTCCAGAAATTAAGAAATCAATTAGTTCACCTGTAATAAAGACAGCAAAACCTAAGGTTATAATTCCAGTATTCCCGGGGAATAACTGTGAAGATGATTGTGAAAGAGCCTTTAATAAAGCTGGAGGAGAGGCAACGCAATTCCTATTTAAGAACCTAACAAAGGAAATGCTTGTTGAATCTATAGAAACTTTAGAAAAAGAAATTAGAAAATCTCAGATAATTATGATACCTGGCGGTTTCTCAGCAGCTGACGAACCTGATGGATCAGGAAAATTTATAGCAACTGTATTTAGAAATGAAAGAATAAAAGATGCAGTAATGGATCTATTAAATAATAGAGATGGATTAATTATTGGTATATGCAATGGCTTTCAAGCACTAGTTAAACTCGGCTTAGTTCCTTATGGAGAAATTAGAGAAATGAATTCTGAAATGCCAACATTAACCTACAATAATATAGGAAGACATATGAATTCACTTGTTAGAACAAAGATTTCCTCTAAACTCTCACCATGGTTCTCAGAAGTAAATCTTGGGGAAATTCATACAGTTCCAATATCTCATGGGGAAGGAAGATTTGTAGCTTCAGAGGAAGTGCTTCAAGAGATGATTAAAAATGGACAAATTGCAACTCAATATGTTGATTTAGATGGACGTGTATCATTGAACATGCCATACAATCCAAATGGTTCTGTTCTTGGAATAGAAGGAATTACTTCTCCTGATGGAAGAGTTTTAGGGAAAATGGCTCATTCAGAGAGAATCTCAACTAATGTATATAGAAATGTACCTGGAGATTTTGACCAAAAAATATTCCAGGGTGGAATAAATTACTTTAAATAATAAAATGCAATTAAATTAGGGGGTTAACAATGAAGGTAGCAATCTTTTTTGGAAGTAAATCAGACATGGATGTAATGAAAGGTGCAGCAAATGCTTTAAAGGAATTTAATATTGAGTATAAAGCATACGTACTTTCAGCTCATAGAGTACCAGAAAAATTAACAGAGGTATTAAATGAGGTTCAAGAAAAGGGATGTGAAGTAATAATTGCTGGGGCAGGACTTGCAGCACATCTTCCAGGAGTAATAGCATCACAAACTACATTACCAGTAATAGGAGTTCCTATAAAAGGAGCTGTAGAAGGACTAGATGCACTATTTTCAATAGTACAAATGCCTAAGTCTATTCCAGTTGCAACAGTTGGAATAAATAATAGCTACAATGCTGGAATGCTTGCAGTGCAAATACTTTCTATTAAGTATCCAGAAGTAAAAGAAGCATTAAATAGTTTTAGAACTGAAATGAAAAGAAAATTTATAGAAGAAAATGGAGAAGGAGTGGAACTATAATGGAAAAATTAGAAATGATGTATGAAGGAAAAGCAAAAAAGATTTACGCTACTGATAAGGCTGATGAGGTAATAGTTTATTACAAGGATGATGCAACTGCATTTAATGGAGAAAAGAAAGGAAGCATAGAAGATAAGGGAGCATTAAACAATGCAATTACTTCTATTATATTTGAATTATTAAATGAAAAGGGAGTAAAGACTCACTTTATTAAACAATTAAATGAAAGAGAACAATTATGCAAGAAGGTTGAAATAGTACCACTTGAAGTAATTGTTAGAAATGTTGCAGCTGGAAGTATGGCAAAAAGATTAGGTTTAGAAGAAGGTTTTGAACTTAAAACTACAGTTTATGAATTAAGCTATAAGGATGATTCCCTTGGAGACCCGTTAATAAATGATTTCCACGCAGTAGGAATTGGGGCTACAACTTTTGAAGAATTAGATAAAATTTATGAAATTACTAGAAAAGTAAATGAATTATTAAAAGAATTCTTCTTAAAATTAAACATTAAGCTAATCGACTTTAAATTAGAATTTGGAAGATATAATGGAGAAATTCTTTTAGCTGATGAAGTATCACCTGATACATGCAGATTCTGGGATGCTTCAACAAACGAAAAGTTAGATAAAGATAGATTTAGAAGAGATTTAGGAAATGTTAAAGATGCTTATGTTGAAATATTAAACAGAATAAAGAATGAGAAATAAAAGTGAGGTTTGATTAATGTTAATAGATCCAAATGTTGATAAGTTCAAAGAAGAATGCGGTGTATTTGGAGTATATACAAAAGGCGGAGTAGACGTAGCTAGGCTAACATATTACGGATTATATGCTCTTCAACATAGGGGACAAGAAAGTGCTGGAATCGCTGTAGGAGATGGAGAAAAAATATCGTTGCACAAGGACTTAGGTCTATTAACTGAAGCTTTCAGTGAAGAAGACTTAAACAAACTTAAAGGAAACGTGGCAATTGGACATGTTAGATATTCAACAACAGGAGCAACAAAGGTTGAAAATGCTCAACCCTTACTTTCTAATTATAAGCTTGGTTCAATTGCAGTAGCTCATAATGGAAATTTAGTAAATGTTGATGTGCTAAGAGGACTATTAGAAGATGTAGGATATGTATTTGATACTACAATTGATACAGAGGTTGTAATAAGTCTTATCGCAAGAGGAGCAAGTAAAGGCATAGAAAGTGCTGTTTATAATGCTATAGGTGCAATAAAAGGTTCCTTTGCCATGGTTATATCTACTAAGGATAAGCTTATTGGGGTAAGAGATCCATATGGAATAAGACCCTTAGCATTAGGAAAAATTGATGAAGGATACGTGTTAACATCTGAAAGCTGCGCATTTGATTCAACAGGAGCTGAATTTATAAGAGATATCGAACCGGGTGAAATAGTTATTATAGATGAAAATGGAGTAAAAAGCATAAGATACTCAGAAAAAACTGGGGGACATACATGTGCTTTTGAGTATATTTATTTTGCAAGACCAGATTCAGTAATAGATGGAATTAATGTTCATCAGTCAAGGGTAAGAGCAGGAGAACAACTATATAAAGAATCACCAATTGAGGCTGATGTAGTAATTGGGGTGCCTGATTCAGGAATACCTGCTGCGGTTGGATATTCTAAAGCCTCAGGAATACCTTTTGATATGGGATTTGTTAAAAATAGATATGTAGGCAGAACATTTATAACTCCAAACCAAGAACTTAGAGAGAGAGCAGTTTCTGTAAAACTAAATCCTCTAAAGTGCAATGTTGAGGGGA is a window encoding:
- a CDS encoding NAD(+) synthase, whose amino-acid sequence is MDFIKVAAACPKTKVADVQYNLENIIKQMNEAEANNAKIIVFPELATTSYTCGDLFTQWNLIENSYSSIKNICENSKNKDLLIIVGSPLLVNYTLYNCAFVIFEGKILGIIPKSYIPNYTEFYEKRWFTEGLSVTSKKVDLSFQKEIPFGTNIIFGCGDVKVGVEICEDLWVTIPPSSYLSLAGANIICNPSASNELVSKSTYRKSLVENQSARCMSGYIYSSSGVYESSTDLLFSGHLLISEYGSTLIENERFQRENEIVYSFIDLFKLNSERTKNISFRDSYKSLPFEPELISFQYKNTKISNFNRYIAKHPFVPSSDIEREFRCKEIFNIQASALAKRLEHTYSNKAVIGISGGLDSTLALLVIVKTFKLLGLDSKNIITITMPGFGTTDRTYNNALTLCRELNCDLREINIVDACLKHFEDIGHDKNKHDVTYENVQARERTQILMDIANKEGGILIGTGDLSELALGWCTYNGDHMSMYAVNTSIPKTLVRYLVKYVADYESTKEVKDTLLDILDTPVSPELLPKDDKGEIAQKTEDIVGPYELHDFFLYHFIRHGSTPERILFLAKEAFKDDYDEETIKKWLSKFINRFFSQQFKRSALPDGPKVGTISLSPRGDWRMPSDASSNDWVNKLQ
- a CDS encoding NfeD family protein, whose translation is MESTYVIVWLLVAIGFFAIDIFTSAFLFVWFGLGALIAMIGAILGIPLEIQIILFLVASLVSTSLGYPWARKRFKVNVKKTKTRDEEQIGAIGKAEKDIVNEGEIKLDGVLWKAINTGNKINKGDSYKILQFKGNKIMIEKVEEDL
- a CDS encoding SPFH domain-containing protein; its protein translation is MITLIIIGVLAFILLLIVVSSIKIVNTGYLFVLERFGQFHRVLEPGWHFTIPFADFVRKKVSTKQQILDIQPQAVITKDNVKISIDNVIFYRVLSAKDAVYNIEDFKSGIIYSTITNMRNIVGNMTLDEVLSGRDIINQELLKVVDDITDAYGIKILSVEIKNIIPPAEIQQAMEKQMKAERDKRAVILEAEGARQSSIERAEGEKQSKILQAEAEKQANIRRAEGLKESQLLEAEGKARAIEVVAKAQAEAVSLVNRAIIESGTNEQVIALKQVEALQEMAKNPANKLILPNETLSSLGSIAAIAETLKK
- a CDS encoding transposase: MPRSARIKLSNGLYHVMIRSISEIKLFRRDEDKVAYLKIVRELQNTFKFKIYSYCLMSTHGHFILDSYGADISKIMHSINSKYARYYNKKYKRHGHLFQDRFKSKLITNDRYILNLSLYIHKNPLDMKKYMHSPEKYRFSSLSVFLGIKSDEFNILDEGYLLSMLTNNLDDAKNRYRKMFYVNDNSLGKIVDLNKDVNLYVSGRDPIVRKYDFITILNFIESKYKISRKLIIAKFIRECKNFKAILIAMVRCLCNLQINQISKLIGNITDSRTSYLGILGIELLTNNKVYEGLIEEFIKINEPVMA
- the alr gene encoding alanine racemase, whose amino-acid sequence is MKGLTCEISLNNVEHNLNLVKKLNGEKKVIGVIKANAYGLGLEGISDFLKDKVDYLAVAELDEAKRISQDVEVLILSPLVKEEDFLIDQDNIIFTIDNEELIDKIPENKDLKVHIYVDTGMNRMGIKPENLDKVIDKLNVNRPQVLVHGIYTHLHNTKNVKYTLKQISVFKKACEKYIGKIPVIHALNSSGSINDEIRNACDFTNAVRVGNILYGYDGLDKGFKKTYNYYAEIINICEVKAGEHVGYSCVYKAKRNMKVGVLGIGNIEHIGFSRDVKHNIFYDLLKVIYNHIKYRPIIFSKNGGIRIVSKPNMNITLVDATNLDKNEKLRIEISPILAESSIPKIYKYEQ
- a CDS encoding phosphoribosylformylglycinamidine synthase, producing the protein MSNVKTVFVEKKKGFDVEAKGLFEDFKTNLSIKTIEKVRVLNKYTIGNLSDEYEAKAISSIFSEPMVDEVLVGELNLGKEEWAFCVEYLPGQYDQRAASAEECYEILTAGEKIKVKSAKVVIIYGNLTKEEKDKIKGYYINPVDSREVEINSKEIFSEYLVPEDVKVLDNFISLTENEIKALHEELSLAMSLADLKLVQSYFIQEKRNPTITEIKVIDTYWSDHCRHTTFLTNITKVEIEDGTYNQALINSFEEYKKSRNFVYGENPRDINLMDIAVLAAKELRKKGLLTDLDESEEINACSIKAKVETDKGVVDYLIMFKNETHNHPTEIEPFGGAATCLGGAIRDPLSGRSYVYQAMRVTGAGDPTEHIEDTLKGKLPQRTITLGAAHGYSSYGNQIGLATGQVAELYHNNYKAKRLEIGAVIGAAPMENVRRERPVKGDIIILLGGRTGRDGLGGATGSSKEHTEESINICGAEVQKGNAPTERKIQRLFRNKEVSTLIKRCNDFGAGGVSVAIGELSEGLDINLDKVPKKYDGLDGTELAISESQERMAVVVDKNDVEKFINFSNEENLEATVVAEVTDEKRLRMYWRDKLIVDLKREFLDTNGTKSYTEVKVDLPKEPLNVFNKEIKGSIKENWLKTLGSLNVASQKGLVDRFDSTIGSLTVLMPFGGVNQITPAEGMAAKIPVQGGESKDATLMAYGFNPELGLWSPFHMGYYAVIESLTKLVSMGGDYRKSHLTFQEYFERLGVAKERWGKPFAALLGAFKVQKDLSLAAIGGKDSMSGSFGDLDVPPTLTSFAVAIEKAENVISPEFKEVNSKLVLIKTDRIQDETLNLEQYISNMNKLVDLIKSKKVISAFTLKFGGVSEAVSKMAFGNKIGAKLSNLNNQELFGLNPGSVLVEIKAEDFNEDLLKGCNYKILGETIRENQIVIENEVLKLDDLLAVWRNKLEGVFKSETSKVSEEEVKLPEIKKSISSPVIKTAKPKVIIPVFPGNNCEDDCERAFNKAGGEATQFLFKNLTKEMLVESIETLEKEIRKSQIIMIPGGFSAADEPDGSGKFIATVFRNERIKDAVMDLLNNRDGLIIGICNGFQALVKLGLVPYGEIREMNSEMPTLTYNNIGRHMNSLVRTKISSKLSPWFSEVNLGEIHTVPISHGEGRFVASEEVLQEMIKNGQIATQYVDLDGRVSLNMPYNPNGSVLGIEGITSPDGRVLGKMAHSERISTNVYRNVPGDFDQKIFQGGINYFK
- the purE gene encoding 5-(carboxyamino)imidazole ribonucleotide mutase; this encodes MKVAIFFGSKSDMDVMKGAANALKEFNIEYKAYVLSAHRVPEKLTEVLNEVQEKGCEVIIAGAGLAAHLPGVIASQTTLPVIGVPIKGAVEGLDALFSIVQMPKSIPVATVGINNSYNAGMLAVQILSIKYPEVKEALNSFRTEMKRKFIEENGEGVEL